One Streptomyces sp. SAI-135 DNA segment encodes these proteins:
- a CDS encoding alkene reductase, translating to MTTLFTGFQLGGLRLPNRVVMAPMTRVRAAEGGLATPSMARYYAQRASAGLIVSEGVQPSLVGQSNPGTPGLYTDEQVASWRPVTEAVHTNGGRIFAQIMHGGRVSHPDTTGLRPVGPSAVPATGGVFTPTGPQPAPVPRALDTAEVPGHAESYAEAARRAVDAGFDGVELHGANGYLISQFLSSNANLRTDRYGGSVAGRIRFAVEAAAATVDAVGAERTGIRLSPGGTFWGVEETDVPELYTALLTELSGLRLAYVHLEATAPEETLLALRRVWPGALVMNPVQPMGAKQTGRSEADHWLGLGADLISFGRAFIANPDLVERLRTDLPIAPADEATYFQGGDGGYLTYPAYQYTA from the coding sequence GTGACGACGCTTTTCACCGGTTTCCAGCTGGGCGGACTGCGGCTGCCCAACCGGGTGGTCATGGCCCCGATGACCCGGGTGCGGGCCGCCGAGGGCGGGCTGGCGACACCCTCGATGGCGCGCTACTACGCCCAGCGGGCGAGCGCCGGCCTGATCGTCAGCGAGGGGGTGCAGCCGAGCCTGGTCGGGCAGTCCAATCCGGGCACACCGGGGCTGTACACCGACGAGCAGGTGGCCTCGTGGCGCCCGGTGACCGAGGCCGTGCACACCAACGGGGGCCGCATCTTCGCGCAGATCATGCACGGCGGGCGGGTCTCGCACCCCGACACCACCGGTCTGCGCCCCGTCGGCCCCTCGGCCGTACCGGCCACCGGCGGGGTGTTCACCCCCACGGGACCGCAACCCGCCCCGGTGCCGCGGGCGTTGGACACGGCGGAGGTGCCCGGGCATGCCGAGTCGTACGCCGAGGCCGCGCGCCGCGCCGTCGACGCGGGGTTCGACGGGGTGGAACTGCACGGCGCCAACGGCTACCTGATCTCGCAGTTCCTCTCCTCCAACGCCAATCTGCGCACGGACCGTTACGGCGGCTCGGTGGCCGGCCGGATCCGGTTCGCCGTGGAGGCGGCCGCCGCGACCGTGGACGCGGTGGGCGCGGAGCGGACCGGTATCCGCCTCTCGCCGGGCGGCACGTTCTGGGGAGTCGAGGAGACGGACGTGCCCGAGCTGTACACCGCGCTGCTGACCGAGCTGTCCGGGCTCCGGCTTGCCTACGTCCACCTGGAGGCCACCGCCCCGGAGGAGACCCTCCTCGCCCTGCGCCGCGTCTGGCCGGGCGCGCTCGTCATGAACCCGGTGCAGCCGATGGGCGCCAAGCAGACCGGCCGCTCCGAGGCCGACCACTGGCTCGGTCTCGGCGCCGATCTCATCAGCTTCGGCCGCGCCTTCATCGCCAACCCGGATCTGGTCGAGCGACTGCGCACCGATCTGCCGATCGCCCCCGCCGACGAGGCCACCTACTTCCAGGGCGGGGACGGCGGCTACCTCACTTATCCCGCATACCAGTACACGGCATGA
- a CDS encoding glycosyltransferase family 4 protein, with the protein MKISFLLHNAYGIGGTITTTFNLAQALAERHEVEIVSVLRHRELPNFVLDHRVSLRPLVDLRQEKEHPSHLRPAQVFPRSEYRYGQYSELTDRRIAEALATTDADAVIGTRPGLNVHLAGQAPPRVARIGQEHLTLDNHSPRLRTALRRAYRGLDVLTTVTEADATAYRRRMRLPGVRVEALPNSVPDPALPAADGSAKVVVAAGRLVRVKRFDLLVEAFAAVAARHPDWQLRIYGKGEEEDRLRRLITDRGLWNNVFLMGAAAPMEAEWVKGSIGVAASDFEPFGMTIVEAMRCGLPVVSTDCPHGPAEIIADGVDGRLVPVGDRDAMAAALLELVGDDELRRRMSRAAVENARRFAPGPVVEQAERLIEEAVSARRAGRRVVRQRQGGTLTARGSAARDTALVAASGALRLVRKGRS; encoded by the coding sequence ATGAAGATCTCTTTCCTGCTCCACAACGCCTACGGGATCGGAGGCACCATCACCACCACGTTCAACCTGGCCCAGGCCCTGGCCGAACGGCACGAGGTGGAGATCGTGTCCGTGCTGCGGCACCGGGAGCTGCCCAACTTCGTGCTGGATCACCGGGTTTCGCTGCGGCCACTGGTCGATCTCAGACAGGAGAAGGAGCACCCTTCACACCTGAGACCGGCGCAGGTGTTCCCGCGCTCGGAGTACCGGTACGGCCAGTACAGCGAACTGACCGACCGTCGGATAGCGGAGGCCCTCGCCACCACCGACGCGGACGCGGTGATCGGCACCCGCCCGGGGCTCAACGTCCATCTCGCGGGCCAGGCGCCGCCGCGGGTCGCCCGGATCGGGCAGGAGCACCTCACCCTGGACAACCACTCGCCCCGGCTGCGCACCGCACTGCGCCGGGCCTACCGCGGGCTCGACGTGCTCACCACGGTCACCGAGGCGGACGCGACCGCCTACCGGCGCCGGATGCGGCTGCCCGGCGTCCGGGTGGAAGCACTGCCCAACAGCGTGCCGGATCCCGCGCTGCCGGCCGCGGACGGCTCGGCCAAGGTGGTCGTCGCGGCCGGGCGGCTGGTCCGGGTGAAGCGGTTCGACCTGCTCGTCGAGGCCTTCGCGGCGGTCGCCGCCCGGCATCCGGACTGGCAGCTGCGCATCTACGGCAAGGGTGAGGAAGAGGACCGGCTGCGGCGGCTCATCACCGACCGTGGCCTGTGGAACAACGTCTTCCTCATGGGGGCCGCGGCCCCGATGGAGGCGGAGTGGGTCAAGGGCTCGATCGGGGTGGCCGCCTCCGACTTCGAACCCTTCGGCATGACCATCGTCGAGGCGATGCGCTGCGGGCTGCCCGTGGTGAGCACCGACTGTCCCCACGGGCCCGCCGAGATCATCGCGGACGGCGTCGACGGCCGGCTGGTGCCGGTCGGGGACCGGGACGCGATGGCGGCGGCCCTGCTGGAGCTGGTCGGGGACGACGAGCTGCGCCGCCGTATGAGCCGGGCGGCTGTCGAGAACGCGCGCCGGTTCGCTCCCGGTCCCGTCGTCGAACAGGCCGAACGCCTCATCGAGGAGGCCGTGTCGGCGCGGCGGGCGGGCCGGCGGGTCGTGCGGCAGCGTCAGGGCGGAACGCTGACCGCGCGGGGTTCCGCCGCCAGGGACACCGCGCTGGTCGCGGCGAGCGGC
- a CDS encoding MerR family transcriptional regulator: protein MRIGELSARAGVSVRALRYYEEQGLLTSTRSASGQRHYAESAVERVLFLQRMYAAGLSSRTIAELLPCVESPSEETSDAALVRMAEERDRLSAHIADLIRTRDALDGLMAVNRAHRETLRAV, encoded by the coding sequence ATGCGCATCGGGGAGCTGTCGGCACGGGCCGGGGTCAGCGTCCGGGCCCTGCGCTACTACGAGGAGCAGGGTCTGCTCACCAGCACGCGCAGCGCGAGCGGGCAGCGGCACTACGCGGAGTCCGCGGTCGAGCGCGTGCTCTTCCTCCAGCGGATGTACGCGGCCGGACTGTCCAGCCGCACGATCGCCGAACTCCTGCCGTGCGTCGAGTCCCCCAGCGAGGAGACGTCCGACGCCGCGCTGGTGCGCATGGCCGAGGAGCGCGACCGTCTCTCGGCGCACATCGCGGACCTGATCCGCACCCGGGACGCCCTGGACGGGTTGATGGCCGTGAACCGGGCCCATCGGGAGACGTTGCGGGCGGTGTGA